Below is a genomic region from Tepidiforma bonchosmolovskayae.
GGGCCTGCTTCTTTGTGCCGACGATGAGCACGTCGGCGCCCGAGGCGACCACATCGCGCACGAAGTTGATGGCAGCTTCGAGGCGCGTCACGGTCTGCTGCAGGTCGATGATGTGGATGCCGTTCCGCTCGGTGAAGATGAATTGCCGCATCTTGGGGTTCCAGCGGCGGGTTTGGTGCCCGAAGTGAACGCCCGCTTCGAGCAGCTGCTTCATGCTGACGGGAGTAACCAGGGGAATCCTCCATCCTGCGGCATCAGAGATTTGACCCCGCGGGGCCAGGATGCCGCCGATCCACACAATGCATCTCAGAATAGCAGGGGCAGGCTTCCGCGAAAGCGCCCTGGCCCGTCGCGGGCCATGCCACTTGACAGCCTCCGCCGTCCGGCGCATGCTGCGCGGCAGGAAAGGAGGTGATGCGCATGGACCATCATAGTCGTAGCTACGACCGTACCTTTGCGCTGGAGGTGACCTCCTCCTAGACCTCTCGGAGGAATCACCGAACCTCCTAAGACCCCGGTCTTAGCTACGCCAGGGCCCCGGCAGTACCGGGGCCCTTTTCACGTCCCCCGGTCCCGGCATGACTGCTTCACTCCCGCCCTTCGATTTCGCCCGCTTTCAGTCCCTGCTGACCACGACGCTCATCGGCCGGCCGCTCGTCTACCGCCCCGTCGTCGGCTCGACCATGGACCTTGCCCGCCGCGAGGCCGCCGAAGGCGCCGTACACGGCACCGCCGTCTTCGCCGAAGAGCAGACCGCCGGCCGCGGCCGGCGCGGCCGCACCTTCTTCAGCCCCGCCGGCGCGAACATCTACGTCACCTTCATCCTCCGCTGCAGCCTCGAACTCCACCGGACCCTCCCGGTCCGCGTCCCGGTCGCGGTGGCGGAAGCCCTCGCCGCGGTCGTACCCGAAGCGGCGATCAAATGGCCGAACGACATCTGGGTCGGCGGCCTCAAGGTCTGTGGCATGCTCATCGACGGCGAGCTCGAAGCGGAGGGCCCCGTTGCGTTCCCCGGGATCGGCATCAACGTAAACTTTGACCCCTCGACAGCCCAGCCCGACCTCCAGCGTATTGCTACGTCGCTCGCCGCCGTCCTCGGCCGGCCGGTCGACCGTGAGGCGCTGTTCGCCCGCCTCTGCAACGAACTCGAACGGACCCTTGCAGCGCCCGCCGCTGACGTCCTCGCCCGCTACCGGGAGCGCAACCTCGTTCTCGGCCGGCGCGTTCATGTCAGCCCCGTCGGCGGAGCCCCATTCGAGGCCCTTGCCGTCGACCTCGACGACGCTGGCGCACTGGTCGTCGAGCGCGACTCAGGTGTCCGCGAGACCGTCACCGCCGCCGATGTCACCGTGCGGCCGGTCGCGACATGATCCGTTCGCCGCAGTGATTTATCGTGACGCTGTGACATTCGAGGAGATCGTCGCCCTCGCCGTCAGCCGCAAGCGCGAGATGCCCGAAGGATCCGGCACCGCCGCACTCCTCGCGCAGGGGCCGCACGCCATCGGGAAGAAGCTCGTCGAAGAAGCTGCCGAAGCATGGATGGCCGCCCGCTACGAATCGCGCGAGGCGCTCGCCGGGGAGCTCGCGCAGGTGCTCTACTACGTCGCCTGTATGATGGCCGCCGCCGACCTCACGCTCGATGAGGTGTACCGCACCCTGTGATCAAGGTCGCCCTCCCCAACAAAGGTGTCCTCTTCCAGCCAACGCTCGACCTGCTGGCGTCGTGCGGGTACCGGGTCGGCAAGAGCGGCAGCCAGCTCTCCGCTTTCGATCCCGAGAACGACGTCGAGTTCTACTTCCTCCGGCCCGGGGATATCCCTGTCTATGTCGCCAACGGCATCCTCGATGCCGGCATCACCGGAAAAGACCTCGCCGCCGAGCGGGGCCACTGCCCTGAGCTCCTCCTCGACCTCAACTACGGCGATTCGCGCCTCTGTGCGGCTGTGCCCGCGGCTTCGCCCGTCCGCACCCTCGACGATGTCGCCGGTCTCCGCATCGCGACCTCCTTCCCGAATATCGTCCGGCAGTACTTCCGCGGCCGCGACCTGAAGCTCATCGAACTCGAAGGCGCGGTTGAAATCTCCGTTGCGCTCGGCATCGCCGAAGCTGTCGTCGATGTCGTCGATACCGGCACCACCCTCCGGCAGGCCGGTCTCCGCATCGTGGGCGAACCGCTCTTCGTCTCGAATGCCGCCCTGTACGCCCACCCTGACCGCGCCGACCACCCGCCGGTCCGGGTGCTCCGCAGCCGAATCGAGGGACGTCTGGTCGCCCTCGATTACATGATGGTTGAGTACGACTGCCCGGGGACGATCCTCCAGCGCGCCTGCGAAATCACCCCCGGCCTCGAATCCCCCACCATCACGCAGCTCCAGCGCGAAGGCTGGTACTCGGTCAAGGCCATGGTCCGTCGCAAGGAGGCCCACCGCATCATGGACGAACTCTCCAGCATCGGCTGCCGCGGCATCCTCCTGACGAACATCGAGAGCGCCCGCATCTGACCGCGGGCCAACCCGGGCCGCGGTTCGCTACCATGAGGCCATGCCCCCGATCACCCTCCACATGGTGATTGCCCGCCAGGTCGCGCTCGACCTCGGCCACGACGACCTCCCCGCCGATTCCGGCGCCTACCTCCTCGGCGCGACCTCCCCCGACATCCGCGTCATCACCCGGCAGGACCGCTACAGCACCCACTTCTTCGACCTCAACGAACATAACCACCAGGATTCGGTCGCCGCGTTCCTTTCGACCTACCGGAACCTTGCCGCGCCGGAGCGCCTGAATCCGCCGACCCGCGCCTGGGCCGCCGGCTACATCTCCCATCTCGTCCTCGACGAGCAGTACATCACCGGCGTGTACCGGCCCTACTTCCTCCGCCACGACCACCTCGGCGGCGCCATCCGGGCCAACGTCATGGACCGGCTGCTGCAGTTCGACCTCGACCGCCGCTACGGCTCCGACCCCGAGCTCAAAGCGTCGATCTGCAGCGCCCTTGCCTGCACCGTCGCCGACATTGAGACCGGCTTCATCGATACCGATACCCTCGAGCGCTGGCGCCAGGTCTCGCGCGACGTTGCCGCCCGCAACCTCGACTGGGACCGCGCCCGCGCCATGATCGCCAATCACCTCCGGTTCGCCGGCCTCGAAGAGGGCGA
It encodes:
- a CDS encoding biotin--[acetyl-CoA-carboxylase] ligase, which encodes MTASLPPFDFARFQSLLTTTLIGRPLVYRPVVGSTMDLARREAAEGAVHGTAVFAEEQTAGRGRRGRTFFSPAGANIYVTFILRCSLELHRTLPVRVPVAVAEALAAVVPEAAIKWPNDIWVGGLKVCGMLIDGELEAEGPVAFPGIGINVNFDPSTAQPDLQRIATSLAAVLGRPVDREALFARLCNELERTLAAPAADVLARYRERNLVLGRRVHVSPVGGAPFEALAVDLDDAGALVVERDSGVRETVTAADVTVRPVAT
- the hisE gene encoding phosphoribosyl-ATP diphosphatase translates to MPEGSGTAALLAQGPHAIGKKLVEEAAEAWMAARYESREALAGELAQVLYYVACMMAAADLTLDEVYRTL
- the hisG gene encoding ATP phosphoribosyltransferase, with amino-acid sequence MIKVALPNKGVLFQPTLDLLASCGYRVGKSGSQLSAFDPENDVEFYFLRPGDIPVYVANGILDAGITGKDLAAERGHCPELLLDLNYGDSRLCAAVPAASPVRTLDDVAGLRIATSFPNIVRQYFRGRDLKLIELEGAVEISVALGIAEAVVDVVDTGTTLRQAGLRIVGEPLFVSNAALYAHPDRADHPPVRVLRSRIEGRLVALDYMMVEYDCPGTILQRACEITPGLESPTITQLQREGWYSVKAMVRRKEAHRIMDELSSIGCRGILLTNIESARI
- a CDS encoding zinc dependent phospholipase C family protein, with product MPPITLHMVIARQVALDLGHDDLPADSGAYLLGATSPDIRVITRQDRYSTHFFDLNEHNHQDSVAAFLSTYRNLAAPERLNPPTRAWAAGYISHLVLDEQYITGVYRPYFLRHDHLGGAIRANVMDRLLQFDLDRRYGSDPELKASICSALACTVADIETGFIDTDTLERWRQVSRDVAARNLDWDRARAMIANHLRFAGLEEGETLDGFLDSLPELLDETIAHITDAEVEAFVQRATETARAAVERYLGCA